One genomic window of Salvia miltiorrhiza cultivar Shanhuang (shh) chromosome 4, IMPLAD_Smil_shh, whole genome shotgun sequence includes the following:
- the LOC131019724 gene encoding pentatricopeptide repeat-containing protein At1g63330-like, which produces MFLGRILSNSSSKFSTFAIASPHYQSFLVPSFHFDNASCQMRHFSSYPRFDFESIREPNDSVALFRDMMRTEPLPSVKLFSKLLSVVIKLKQYSAALHLFDKMLQREAPVNHYTLNIAIDCYCRLKKPDFGFAILGSFFKRGYEPDVVTFNTLIKGLLFVGRIPEAAKLLGKLSAYQLCEPDEYTYNTIINGLCKAGDILQAIDLLCSLEKGKGSCKPDVYAYNIVIDGLCKEGKVDEALQLFSTLGDNGISPDVVTYNSIIEGLCKMRRMDEAEDMLKKMIADLVCLDVVTCNIFVDAWCRDGKVEEAEHMLASMKEIDVQPNIITYNALINGYCLQEKVDEAERIFQLAVNSGVKPDIISYNSLMNGYCLQGKMDEAECILQLAVNSGIQPDIISYNILMNGYCKMGQVDEALRLFTIIPAKRLKRDVVCYGIMLEVLFREGRCEDGLNLFKEMQALGLSPDLKTYSILLDGLCSAHRITEAFSVLHTMEDKGIVPNIITYSILIEGLCNDNKVRQANDLFHELPSKGLQPNVITYTILIGALCEEGQIEEAKDLMTQMVNNGCLPNSVTYNVFIQGLLKMNKKHDSMPLLEEMDSRGFTLDKTTYSLLIELVKREGNDSILFNKVKKLVPKDFYSS; this is translated from the coding sequence ATGTTTCTGGGTAGAATTTTGTCGAATTCTTCATCTAAATTCTCCACTTTTGCCATCGCTTCTCCACATTATCAATCATTTCTTGTACCCAGTTTTCATTTTGATAATGCCAGCTGCCAAATGAGGCACTTCTCCTCCTATCCCAGATTCGATTTTGAATCTATACGTGAGCCCAACGATTCCGTCGCTCTATTTCGGGATATGATGAGAACGGAGCCGCTTCCTTCTGTTAAGCTTTTCTCGAAATTGCTGAGCGTTGTGATCAAGCTGAAACAATACTCTGCTGCACTTCATCTGTTCGACAAAATGCTTCAAAGGGAAGCTCCTGTAAATCACTACACGTTGAATATTGCAATTGATTGCTATTGCCGACTGAAAAAGCCTGATTTTGGGTTTGCGATCTTAGGCAGTTTTTTCAAGCGTGGGTACGAGCCTGATGTTGTAACATTTAACACTCTCATCAAAGGCCTTCTGTTTGTTGGAAGGATCCCAGAGGCAGCTAAATTGTTGGGGAAGCTGTCGGCCTACCAACTGTGCGAGCCCGATGAATATACGTATAATACTATAATTAATGGGTTATGCAAAGCTGGAGATATTCTACAGGCGATTGATTTGCTCTGCTCATtggaaaaaggaaaagggaGCTGCAAACCCGATGTCTATGCTTACAACATAGTCATTGATGGTCTATGCAAGGAAGGAAAGGTGGACGAAGCTCTCCAACTCTTCTCCACTTTGGGTGATAACGGGATTTCACCCGATGTTGTGACATATAATTCAATAATTGAGGGTTTATGCAAGATGAGAAGAATGGATGAGGCCGAAGACATGTTAAAGAAGATGATAGCTGATCTGGTCTGCCTAGATGTGGTGACGTGTAATATCTTTGTGGATGCTTGGTGCAGAGATGGAAAGGTGGAAGAGGCTGAGCATATGTTGGCATCTATGAAGGAGATTGATGTTCAACCCAACATTATCACATACAATGCATTGATTAATGGGTACTGTTTGCAAGAAAAAGTGGATGAAGCCGAACGCATTTTCCAATTGGCGGTGAACTCTGGAGTCAAGCCCGATATCATAAGCTACAATAGCTTGATGAATGGATATTGTTTGCAAGGGAAAATGGATGAAGCCGAATGCATTTTGCAATTGGCAGTGAATTCCGGAATCCAGCCTGATATCATAAGCTACAATATCTTGATGAACGGGTATTGCAAAATGGGGCAAGTCGATGAAGCTTTACGTCTTTTTACCATAATTCCCGCTAAAAGGTTAAAGCGCGATGTTGTATGTTATGGAATAATGCTAGAGGTGCTATTTCGTGAAGGCAGATGCGAGGACGGGTTGAATTTGTTCAAAGAGATGCAAGCTCTAGGATTGTCTCCTGATTTGAAGACTTACAGTATCTTGTTGGATGGTCTGTGCAGTGCTCATCGTATCACTGAAGCATTTTCCGTGTTGCATACCATGGAAGATAAAGGCATCGTTCCAAACATAATAACATATAGTATCCTCATTGAGGGACTGTGCAATGACAATAAAGTCAGACAAGCAAATGATCTGTTCCATGAGCTTCCATCCAAAGGTTTACAGCCTAATGTCATAACTTATACAATTCTTATCGGTGCACTTTGTGAGGAAGGGCAGATAGAGGAGGCTAAGGATTTGATGACGCAAATGGTAAACAACGGTTGCTTGCCTAATAGTGTGACATATAATGTTTTTATTCAAGGTCTTCTCAAAATGAACAAGAAGCATGATTCAATGCCACTTTTGGAAGAGATGGATTCAAGGGGATTCACACTTGACAAAACTACATATTCGTTGTTGATTGAACTTGTGAAAAGGGAAGGTAATGATAGCATTTTGTTTAATAAGGTTAAAAAACTCGTACCAAAGGACTTCTATTCTAGTTAG